The Fundulus heteroclitus isolate FHET01 chromosome 13, MU-UCD_Fhet_4.1, whole genome shotgun sequence genome contains a region encoding:
- the myclb gene encoding protein L-Myc-1b — MPGISSAAPRYESWEMDHLDHYQHYFYDDHDPDEDFFKSTAPSEDIWKKFELVPTPPMSPIRLPAEGSGKVGLLCPSLGDKLEWVSQFLGQDDDHNHQQQQQQQHPQELPCKLATSGDSFGNLSSIIIQDCMWSCFSAGQQLERVVGERPRLGAGSGVSSPGRAQGAAADAGAAGGLAADCVDPTAVLTFPLPAGCKRQVSSGSESHTDSSDDEDENNEDEEEIDVVTVDHKQQRKPRRLVATRKPVTITVRADPHDPGTKRFHISIHQQQHNYAAPSPDTLPAAPEPARKKVRQDAPVAQLHQNSLHNQPRPGHAPLNLDTRKSQTTVVGARSESPDLSAFSPTSSPSSPPSSSSSSSHQSSPSKPPSHLSSPQSSDCEDTDKRRAHNFLERKRRNDLRSRFLSLRDEIPGLADCPKTPKVAILTRATEYLQQLHAAEKQKTQERKQLKAKQLQLLQRLAQLKRS, encoded by the exons ATGCCGGGCATTAGCTCCGCGGCGCCTCGCTATGAAAGCTGGGAAATGGACCACCTGGACCACTACCAGCACTACTTCTACGACGACCACGACCCGGACGAGGACTTCTTCAAGTCCACGGCGCCCAGCGAGGACATATGGAAGAAATTCGAGCTGGTGCCGACCCCGCCCATGTCCCCCatccggctgccggcggagggGTCGGGCAAGGTCGGGCTGCTGTGTCCTTCCCTGGGGGACAAGCTGGAGTGGGTGTCTCAGTTCCTGGGGCAGGACGACGACCataaccaccagcagcagcagcagcagcagcatccgcAAGAGCTGCCCTGCAAGCTGGCGACCAGCGGCGACTCCTTCGGCAACCTGAGCTCCATCATCATCCAGGACTGCATGTGGAGCTGCTTCTCGGCCGGCCAGCAGCTGGAGCGGGTGGTGGGGGAGCGTCCCCGCCTCGGCGCCGGAAGCGGCGTCTCGTCGCCGGGGAGGGCGCAGGGGGCCGCCGCCGACGCGGGGGCCGCGGGCGGCTTGGCTGCGGACTGCGTGGACCCGACCGCTGTGCTGACTTTCCCGCTGCCCGCAGGGTGCAAGAGGCAGGTGTCGTCCGGTTCAGAGTCGCACACGGACTCCTCAG atGACGAAGATGAAAACAatgaggatgaagaggagaTTGATGTGGTGACCGTGGACCACAAGCAGCAGCGTAAACCCCGTCGACTGGTCGCCACCCGCAAACCGGTGACCATAACGGTGCGAGCAGACCCCCACGACCCGGGCACCAAGCGTTTCCACATCTCCAtccatcagcagcagcacaacTACGCCGCCCCCTCCCCCGACACTCTCCCCGCAGCTCCCGAGCCAGCCCGGAAGAAGGTTCGCCAGGACGCTCCCGTGGCCCAGCTGCACCAGAACTCTCTCCACAACCAGCCCCGGCCCGGCCACGCCCCTTTGAACTTGGACACCAGGAAGTCTCAGACCACAGTGGTCGGAGCGAGATCCGAGTCCCCCGACCTCAGCGCGTTTTCTCCTACCTCGTCGCCTTCGTCTCCGCCgagctcctcctcttcctcctcccaccAAAGCTCGCCGTCGAAGCCCCCCTCCCACCTGTCAAGCCCGCAGTCCTCGGACTGCGAGGACACGGACAAGCGCAGGGCGCACAACTTCCTGGAACGCAAGCGGCGCAACGACCTGCGCTCGCGCTTCCTGTCGCTGCGGGACGAGATCCCGGGGCTGGCGGACTGCCCCAAGACGCCCAAGGTGGCCATCCTGACACGAGCCACCGAgtacctgcagcagctccacgccgcagagaagcagaagactcaggagaggaagcagctgaaggccaagcagctgcagctgctgcagcggcTGGCACAGCTCAAACGCTCCTGA